One genomic window of uncultured Campylobacter sp. includes the following:
- a CDS encoding M48 family metallopeptidase, with amino-acid sequence MKKIALLISFAAMMIFSGCASTTQGGAVGIGRSQFITVSEAEMDQSAALAYKQITTQANAKHVLNTDKKLTDRVRGISKRLIAQVGAFRKDALKWNWQVNVINDPTINAWCMPGGRIVVYTGIIEKLKLTDAELAAILGHEMSHALREHSRERASTEQMKDVGIAVASSAAGLGDLGSAALNMAAQYTFTLPFSRTHETEADLMGVELMARAGYDPRAAINVWEKMNKLNESHPLKFMSTHPSNDDRIADLKEVMPKVLPLYEAATRNR; translated from the coding sequence ATGAAAAAAATAGCTCTTTTAATATCCTTTGCTGCGATGATGATTTTTAGCGGCTGTGCGAGCACCACGCAAGGCGGCGCCGTAGGCATCGGCCGCTCGCAATTCATCACCGTAAGCGAAGCCGAAATGGATCAAAGTGCCGCGCTTGCCTACAAGCAGATTACCACCCAGGCAAACGCCAAGCATGTCCTAAATACCGATAAAAAGCTAACTGATCGCGTTAGAGGCATCTCGAAGCGCCTAATCGCTCAAGTCGGCGCATTTCGCAAAGACGCACTGAAATGGAACTGGCAGGTAAACGTCATCAACGACCCTACGATCAATGCTTGGTGTATGCCTGGCGGCCGCATCGTCGTATATACGGGCATCATCGAAAAGCTTAAGCTTACCGATGCCGAGCTGGCTGCTATTTTGGGGCACGAGATGTCGCACGCACTGCGCGAACACAGCCGCGAGCGAGCCTCTACTGAACAGATGAAAGATGTCGGTATCGCCGTAGCAAGCTCTGCAGCGGGGCTTGGAGATCTGGGCTCAGCGGCTTTGAACATGGCGGCGCAGTACACTTTCACGCTGCCGTTTTCGCGCACGCATGAGACGGAGGCTGATCTGATGGGTGTCGAGCTGATGGCGCGCGCAGGATACGATCCGCGAGCGGCGATAAACGTCTGGGAGAAGATGAATAAGCTAAACGAGAGCCATCCGCTTAAATTTATGTCCACGCACCCTTCAAACGACGATCGCATCGCCGATCTAAAAGAGGTGATGCCGAAAGTCTTGCCGCTTTACGAGGCTGCCACAAGAAATAGATAG
- a CDS encoding hemolysin family protein — MLVLAFVFIFMNAFFVLSEFSIVKVRKSRLEELIKDKIPNAELAFKISNSLDTYLSATQLGITISSLALGWIGEPAVSRLIELPLRSIGIGGGAAAHTIAFVISFTLVTLFHVVLGELVPKSIAIAKTEKIVLFISRPLHIFWIMFFPIIKAFDFIAAVSLKIIGVKPAKESELALSDEEIKIIASESLKGGVLDSLETEIIKNAVDFSDTVAKEIMTPRRDLICLNKQKSYDENYATVLQSKFTRFPYIDGSKDNVLGLIHIRDIIQQKGERSFDKIVRKLIIVPENSPISKILPMMNKQRIFAALVIDEYGGTAGFLTMEDIIEEIFGDINDEHDANAQNFKRIDENTFEFRGRFEIEGVEEVMGIDFDEETEQLTIGGYVFNLFGSLPEIGDKISDENCDYEVLRMDGTRVSLVKAIKKAVAQPQENEEAEKNN, encoded by the coding sequence ATGTTAGTTTTAGCTTTTGTATTCATCTTTATGAATGCTTTTTTTGTTCTTTCGGAATTCTCAATCGTCAAAGTAAGAAAGTCTCGCCTCGAAGAGCTTATCAAGGATAAAATTCCAAACGCAGAGCTCGCTTTTAAAATTTCAAACTCCCTAGACACCTATCTCAGCGCCACACAGCTAGGCATTACGATAAGCTCGCTCGCCCTCGGCTGGATCGGTGAGCCCGCGGTATCGAGACTGATCGAGCTGCCGCTAAGATCCATCGGCATAGGCGGCGGAGCGGCAGCACATACGATCGCCTTCGTCATATCTTTTACGCTCGTTACGTTATTTCACGTCGTGCTCGGCGAGCTAGTGCCAAAATCCATCGCTATTGCCAAAACCGAGAAGATCGTGCTTTTCATCTCTAGACCGCTTCATATTTTTTGGATTATGTTTTTTCCGATCATCAAGGCGTTTGATTTCATCGCCGCCGTTTCGCTTAAAATCATCGGCGTAAAGCCCGCCAAAGAGAGCGAGCTTGCACTTTCTGACGAAGAGATCAAAATCATCGCGAGCGAGAGCCTAAAAGGCGGTGTGCTCGATAGCCTAGAGACCGAGATCATCAAAAACGCCGTCGATTTCAGCGACACAGTCGCTAAAGAGATAATGACGCCGAGGCGCGATCTCATATGCCTAAATAAGCAAAAAAGCTACGACGAAAACTATGCAACCGTATTGCAGTCGAAATTTACGCGCTTTCCATATATCGACGGCAGCAAGGATAACGTCCTAGGCCTCATCCACATCCGCGACATCATCCAGCAAAAGGGTGAGCGAAGCTTCGATAAGATCGTGCGCAAACTCATCATCGTGCCTGAAAACAGCCCGATCTCTAAAATTTTACCGATGATGAATAAACAGCGTATCTTCGCCGCGCTCGTTATCGACGAATACGGCGGTACGGCGGGATTTTTGACGATGGAAGATATAATAGAAGAAATTTTTGGCGACATCAACGACGAGCATGACGCGAATGCACAAAATTTCAAACGTATCGACGAGAATACCTTTGAGTTTAGAGGCCGCTTCGAGATCGAAGGCGTCGAGGAGGTGATGGGCATCGACTTTGATGAGGAGACCGAGCAGCTAACGATCGGCGGCTACGTCTTTAATCTCTTCGGCAGCCTACCTGAAATCGGCGATAAAATAAGCGATGAAAACTGCGATTACGAAGTGCTGCGAATGGATGGCACAAGAGTTTCGCTCGTAAAAGCGATCAAAAAAGCAGTCGCGCAACCGCAAGAAAACGAAGAAGCGGAGAAAAATAACTAA